One Carbonactinospora thermoautotrophica genomic window, GCGGTGAGCACCCAGGGGCCGTCGTCGGTCAGGGCGACGGTGTGCTCGAAGTGCGCGGAGTAGCTGCCGTCCCGGGTCTTCACGGTCCAGCCGTCGTCCAGCAGCACGGTGTGCCGGGAACCCAGGTTGATCATCGGCTCGACCGCCAAGACCATGCCCTTCACCAGCTTGGGCCCGCGCCCGGGACGGCCGTAGTTCGGCACCTGCGGATCCTGGTGCATCTCAGTGCCGATGCCATGCCCGACGTACTCCTCGACGATGCCGTACCGGCCCTGCGAGCGGACGTACGACTCGATGGCGTGGCCGATGTCGGTCAACCGGCCACCCGGCCTGGCAGCGGCGAGGCCACGCCACAGCGCCTCCTCGCAGACCCGGATCAGCTCCCGGAGTTCGGGGGTGACCTCCCCGACTGGGACGGTCACCGCCGAGTCGCCGTGCCAGCCGTCCAGGATCGCCCCGCAGTCGATCGAGAGGATGTCGCCCTCACGTAGCACCCGCTTGCCGGGGATGCCGTGGACGATCTCGTCGTTGACCGAGGCGCAGATGGTGGCCGGGAACCCGTGGTAGCCCAGGAACGAGGGGATTGCGCCGGCCTTGCGGATGGTCTCCTCGGCCAGCGCGTCCAGCTCCGCGGTGGTCACGCCCGGAGCGACCGCCTGCTTCAGCACCTCCAGCGTGTGCGCGACCACCAGCCCGGCCTCACGCATCTTCGCGACCTGGGCCTCGGTCTTGTACTGGATCATCGGTCTCTTGCGCCTCATCAGGAGCGGCTGAACGGGCGTAGCGCCGTGATCGCCCGCTCGGTGACCTCGTCCACCGGGCCGGCGGCGTCGATGCCCACGAGCACCCCGCGCTCGGCGTAGAACCCGATCAGCGGGGCGGTCTGCTCCTGGTACACCTCCAGCCGGTGCCGGATCGTCTCCTCCCGGTCGTCGTCCCGTTGGAACAGCTCGCCGCCGCAGTGGTCGCACACCCCCGGCTTCGTCGGCGGGTCGAAGTCCACATGCCAGACGTGGTTGCACTTGCGACAGGTCCGACGGCCCGAGAGGCGGCGCACCACCTCGTCGTCGTCCACCACCAGCTCCAGAACGACGTCGAGCTTGGTGTCCATCTCGAGGAGCATCTCGTCGAGCACCTCGGCCTGGCGGACGTTTCGGGGGAACCCGTCGAGCAGGAAGCCGTCGACGGCGTCGTCTTGCGCGAGCCGGTCCTTGACCATCGCGATGGTGATCTCGTCCGGGACCAGATCACCGGCGTCCATGTACTTCTTGGCTTCCTGGCCGAGGGGGGTTCCTTGGCTCACGTTCGCGCGGAAGATGTCGCCCGTCGAGATCTTGGGGATCGACAGGTGACTGGCGATGAACTGGGCCTGGGTCCCTTTCCCTGCACCGGGCGGCCCCACGAGAACGATACGCACTACCGCAAGAACCCCTCGTAGTTACGCTGCTGGAGCTGGCTTTCGATCTGCTTCACGGTCTCCAGCCCCACACCGACGATAATCAGGATGCTGGTTCCACCGAACGGGAAGTTCTGGTTGGCCTGCGGGATGACCGACAACGCGATCATCGGGATGAGCGAGACGAGCGCCAGGTACAGCGAACCTGGCCAGGTCAGCCGCGTCAGGATGTAGTCGAGGTACTCCGCGGTCGGTCGGCCCGCCCGGATACCCGGGATGAAACCACCATACTTCTTCATGTTGTCGGCGACTTCCTGCGGGTTGAAGGTGATCGCCACGTAGAAGAACGTGAAGAAGATGATCAGCACGAAGTACGCGGCCATGTAGACCGGGTGATCGGCCTGGACGAAGTACCGCTCGATCCAGGTCGCCCATTTCGGCCGGTCCTGGCCCATCAGGTTGACGACCAGCGCCGGGATGTACAGCAGCGACGAGGCGAAGATGACCGGGATGACACCCGCCTGGTTGACCTTCAGCGGAATGTAGGTGGACGAGCCACCGTACATCCGCCGCCCGATCATCCGCTTGGCGTACTGGACCGGGATCCGCCGCTGCGCCTGCTCGACGAAGACGACCGCGGCCACGATGAGCAGACCGATACCGATGACTGCGAAGAACACCGGCCAGCCGTCGCCGTACTGGCTGCCTTCCTTGATCGCCCACAGGCTGGCCGGGAAACCGGCCGCGATCGAGGTGAAGATCAACAGCGACATGCCGTTGCCGACCCCGCGATCGGTGATCAGCTCACCGAGCCACATGATGATCGCCGTGCCCGCCGTCATGACGAACACCATGACGATGGTCCCGAAGACACCGACGTCGGAGTAGATGACGTTCTCCGGGCAGTTCGGGAACAGCTGGCCCGCCCGCGCCGTCGCGATGATGCCCGTGGACTGCAGCACGGCCAGGGCCACGGTGAGGTACCGGGTGTACTGCGTCAGCTTGGCCTGACCGGCCTGGCCTTCCTTCTTCAGCGCCTCGAACCGCGGGATCACCACCGTCAGCAACTGGATGATGATGCTCGCGGTGATGTACGGCATGATGCCCAGCGCGAAGATCGAGAGCTGGAGCAGCGCGCCACCGCTGAAGAGATTGACCAGCGCGAATAGCTGGTTGTCCTGGAGCGCGGGCGCCAGGCACTTGTTGACGGCTGTAAGGTCCACACCCGGAGCGGGGATCTGCGACCCGAACCGGAAGAGGGCGATGATGCCCAGTGTGAACAGCAGTTTCTTGCGCAGGTCGGGCGTACGGAACGCCCGGGCGAACGCGGTGAGCACGGTCCCTCCTGCGCCTCACCCGGAAGGCGGGCTGATCATCATCGGACGGTTGGGGTGACCTTCGCGGACAGCCCGGTGGCTTGGGTCGCGGACCCCGTCCACCGCACCGTCAAGAGAAGGCATAGACCCTACGGACAATAACAGCCCTCGGGGTCAGGGTAGATGAATACCACCACCGCTCGTGTGACGTGTGGCAAGAGCCACATCTTGACCGGTGATGCGCTGATAGGCCAATGGGGGCGCCATACGGGTGCCCCCATTGGCCTACCCCGCCGAGCTCCTACAGCTTCGTAACCGTCCCGCCGGCGGCGGTGATCTTCTCCTTCGCCGCGCCGGAGAAGGCGTGCGCCTTCACCTGCAGGGCGACGTTGATCTCACCGTCACCGAGGACCTTCACGAGCCGGCCCTTGCGCACCGCGCCCTTGGCGACCAGGTCCTCGACGGTGACCTCGCCGCCTTCCGGATACAGCTCGGCGAGCTTGTCAAGGTTCACGACCTGGTACTCGGTGCGGAAGGGGTTCTTGAAGCCCTTCAGCTTGGGCAGCCGCATGTGGAGCGGCATCTGCCCACCCTCGAAGCGGGCCGACACCTGATGACGGGCCTTCGTGCCCTTGGTGCCGCGACCCGCCGTCTTACCCTTGGACGCCTCACCGCGACCCACGCGGGTCTTCGGCTTGTTGGCGCCCCGGGCCGGACGGAGGTGGTGGACCTTCAACGTCATATCAGTCGACCTCCTCGACGGCGACCAGATGGGTCACCGTCGCGACCATTCCCCTGATCTCGGGGCGGTCCTCCTTGACCACCACGTCGCCGATGCGCTTGAGGCCCAGCGATCGCAGGGTGTCCCGCTGGTTCTGCTTCGTGCCGATGGTGGAACGGACCTGGGTCACCTTCAGTCGTGCCATCTCATGCCCCCACTCCGGCGCGCGCCCGCAGCAGCTGCGGAGGCGCGACCTCCTCGAGCGGCAGACCACGGCGAGCCGCGATCTCCTCGGGCCGCATGAGCTGCTTCAGCGCAGCGACGGTCGCGTGCACGATGTTGATCGGGTTCGACGAACCCAGCGACTTGGAGAGCACGTCGTGGATGCCCGCGCACTCCAGCACGGCACGCACCGGGCCACCGGCGATGACACCGGTACCGGGGCTGGCCGGCTTGAGCAGCACGACACCCGCGGCCTCCTCGCCAAGCACCGGGTGCGGGATGGTGCCGCCGATACGGGGGACCTTGAAGAAGTGCTTCTTGGCCTCCTCCACACCCTTGGCGATGGCGGCCGGCACCTCCTTGGCCTTGCCGTACCCGACACCTACGGTGCCGTCGCCGTCACCCACCACGACCAGGGCGGTGAAGCTGAAGCGGCGACCACCCTTCACGACCTTGGCGACGCGGTTGATGGCGACGACACGCTCGACGTAGGCGGTCTTCTCGGTAGCGGTGCTCTCACCGCGACGGTCGCGGCGATCCCGCTTCTCACCGCCGGCGCCGCCACCGCGGCGCTGGGGTCCTGCCATCAGAAGTCCCTCTCGGTAACTGTCGTCTTTCCCTTGTCCTGTTCGTTTGCTCGCTTCCCCGCCCACGCACGGCTCCGCCGGCCTTCATCCTCCGGTCCAGAAACCGTGTTCCGCGGGGGACACCCCCACGTTCCCGCGCGGGGGTGTCGCAAGCGCCGAGCAGCCGTCATCAGAACGCCAGGCCGCCCTCGCGTGCGCCCTCGGCAACAGCCGCCACGCGACCGGTGTACTTGTTGCCACCCCGGTCGAACACGACCGCCTCGATGCCGGCGGCCTTCGCCCGTTCCGCGAGCAGCTTGCCGACCTCGCGCGCCTTGTCGGTCTTGGTCGCCTGCATCGCCCGCAGGTTGTCCTCCATCGTGGAGGCGGACACCAGCGTGTGCCCGGCGTAGTCGTCCACGACCTGGGCGAAGACGTGGCGCAGCGAGCGGGTCACGACCAGGCGAGGACGCTCCGGAGTGCCCGTGACCTTCTTCCGCACGCGAAGGTGCCGGCGAGCGCGGGCGGCACGCTTGTCAGTGCCCCGGACCTGCTTCAGACCAGCAGCCATTGCTTACCTACCAGCCTTTCCGACCTTGCGGCGGATGACCTCGCCCTCGTAGCGCACACCCTTGCCCTTGTACGGGTCCGGCTTGCGCAGCTTACGGATGTTCGCCGCGACCTCACCGACCTTCTGCTTGTCGATGCCGGAGACGACGAACCTCGTCGGGGACTCGACCGTGAACGTGATCCCCTCGGGCGCCGTGACCGTGACCGGATGGCTGAAACCAAGCGAGAACTCCAGGTCCGAGCCCTTGGCCTGAACCCGGTAGCCGACGCCGTGGATCTCGAGCCGCTTGCTGTAACCCTGGGTGACACCGGTGATCATGTTGGCCACCAGCGTCCGGGTCAGGCCGTGCAGCGCCTTGACCTTGTTCTCGTCGTTCGGACGGACGACACGAAGCTGCCCGTCCTCCTTCACCACCTCGATCGGGGCGACAACAGTGTGGGTGAGTTCGCCCTTCGGCCCCTTCACCGTGACCGTCCGGCCCTCGATCGTGACGTCCACGCCCGAAGGGATCGGGATGGGCAGCCGACCGATACGCGACATCTGGCTGTACCTCCCTTCCCTACTCACCAGATGTAGGCGAGGACTTCCCCGCCCACGCCCTTCTTCTGGCACTGCCGGTCGGTCAGCAGCCCCTGCGAGGTGGAGATGATCGCCACCCCGAGGCCGCCGAGGACGCGCGGCAGGTTCGTGGACTTCGCGTACACCCGCAGACCGGGCTTCGAGACCCGGCGGACGCCCGCGATCGAGCGCTCGCGGTTCGGACCGTACTTCAGCTCGAGGGTCAGCGTCTTGCCGACCTTCGCGTCCTCGACGCGCCAGCCCGCGATGTAACCCTCCTGCTTGAGGATCTCCGCGATGTGCGCCTTGATCTTGCTGTACGGCATAGACACGGTGTCGTGGTATGCCGCGTTCGCGTTCCGCAGACGCGTGAGCATGTCTGCGATCGGGTCTGTCATGGTCATGGCCAAGGGCCTCTCTCACCGGGGTTTCCCGTCCCGTTGCTCGGGACGGGACCTACGGCGTTCGAAGGGACACTTGCTTGTCGGCAGCTCACCACGAGCTCTTGGTGACGCCCGGCAGCTCGCCCGCGTGCGCCATCACGCGGAAGCAGATCCGGCACAGGCCGAACTTCCGGTAGACGGAGTGCGGCCGGCCGCACCGCTGGCACCGGGTGTAGGCGCGCACCTTGAACTTGGGCTTGCGCTGGGCCTTGATGATCAGGGCCTTCTTCGCCACGGTCAGGACTCCTTGTCGCGTTCCTCAGCCGCCCGTCGGACGACCGTCACGCTTCCTTGAACGGGAAGCCGAGGTGCCGCAGGAGGGCCAGGCCCTCCTCGTCGTTCTTGGCAGTGGTCACCACGGTGATGTCCATACCGCGGACCCGGTCGATCTTGTCCTGGTCCACCTCATGGAACATGCTCTGCTCGGTCAGGCCGAACGTGTAGTTCCCGTTGCCGTCGAACTGCTTCGGCGACAGACCGCGGAAGTCCCGGATCCGGGGCAGCGCGAGGGTCAGCAGCCGGTCCAGGAACTCCCACATCCGGTCGCCGCGCAACGTCACGTGGGCGCCGATCGGCTGACCAGCGCGCAGCTTGAACTGCGCGATGGACTTCTTGGCCCGCGAGATCGCCGGCTTCTGGCCGGTGATCGCGGCGAGGTCCCGCACAGCGCCCTCGATCAGCTTGGAGTCACGGGCAGCCTCACCGACACCCATGTTGACCACGATCTTGGTCACCATGGGCACCTGGTGGATGTTCTTGTACCCGAACTCCTCGCGCAGCTTGCCGAGGATCTCCTCGCGGTACCGCTGCTTGAGCCGCGGAACCGGACGCTCAGTCACAGTCGTCGTCATCAGATGTCCTCACCGGTCCGCTTGGCGTACCGGATCTTGTTGCCGTTCTCGTCGAAGCGGTAACCCACGCGGGTCGGCACCTTCTTGCCCTCGTGCTCCACGACCAGCATCACGTTGCTGACGTGGATCGGGGCCTCCTGCGTGATGATGCCGCCGGTCTTCGCACCCCGGGCGGTCTGGCCCACCTTGGTGTGCTTCTTGATCCGGTTCACGCCCTCGACGAGCACACGCTGCTCGCGCGGGTACGCGGCGATGACCCGGCCTTGCAGGCCCTTGTCCTTGCCAGAGATGACCTGGACCAGGTCACCCTTCTTGATGCGCATCGGCTTGGCTCGCTTGCCCGCCATGCTCAGAGCACCTCCGGCGCCAGCGAGATGATCTTCATGAACTTCTTCTCACGCAGCTCGCGGCCGACCGGGCCGAAGATGCGGGTCCCGCGGGGTTCACCGTCGCCCTTGAGGATGACGGCGGCGTTCTCGTCGAAGCGGATGTAGGAGCCGTCGACACGCCGGCGCTCCTTGGTGGTCCGCACGACGACCGCCTTGACGACATCGCCCTTCTTGACGTTGCCACCGGGGATCGCGTCCTTCACGGTGGCGACGATGACATCGCCGATACCCGCGTAGCGCCGACCCGAGCCCCCGAGGACACGGATGCAGAGCAGTTCCTTGGCACCCGTGTTGTCGGCGACCTTGAGTCGCGACTCCTGCTGGATCACGTCTAACTCCTGATCGTCAGGTCAGCCCGATCCCAGTACGCGGGACTGAACTACTTCGCCTTCTCGAGGATCTCGACGACGCGCCAGCGCTTCGTCGCCGACAGCGGCCGCGTCTCCATGAGGAGCACGCGGTCGCCGACGCCGCACTGGTTGTGCTCGTCGTGCGCCTTCAGCTTGGAGGTACGGCGGATGACCTTGCCGTAGAGCGGGTGCTTGACCCGGTCCTCGACAGCGACGACGACGGTCTTGTCCATCTTGTCGCTGACGACATAGCCCTCGCGGGTCTTGCGGAAGCCCCGCCGCTTGGTCTGCTCGGTCACGTTGTTCGCTGCCTTCTCGGTCATGCCGCGCCCTCCGTGGTCTCCACGGTGGAGATGCCGAGCTCGCGCTCGCGCAGAATCGTGTAGATGCGGGCGATGTCCTTACGGACGGCCTTGAGCCGGCCGTGGTTCTCCAGCTGGCCCGTGGCCGCCTGGAACCGGAGGTTGAACAGCTCCTCCTTGGCCTCACGCAGCTTCGTGAGGAGTTCCTCATCCGTGAGGTTCCGCAGCTCGCTCGGCTTGGTCCCGGCAGCCATCACGCTTCACCTGCCTCGCGCTTGATGAACCGCGCCTTGATCGGGAGCTTGTGGATCGCCCGGCGCATGGCCTCGCGGGCCACCGGCTCCGGGACACCGGACAGCTCGAACATGACGCGGCCAGGCTTGACGTTCGCGACCCACCACTCCGGGGAGCCCTTACCGGAGCCCATCCGGGTCTCGGCCGGCTTCTTGGTCAGCGGGCGGTCCGGGTAGATGTTGATCCAGACCTTGCCGCCACGCCGGATGTGCCGGGTCATCGCGATACGCGCGGACTCGATCTGACGGTTGGTGATGTACCCGGGCTCCAGCGCCTGGATCCCGTACTCACCGAACGCGATCTTCGTACCGCCCTTCGCCATGCCGGAGCGCTTCGGGTGGTGCTGCTTGCGGTGCTTGACCCTACGCGGGATCAGCATGGTGAGGTCAGCCCTCCTTCGCGGCGTTCTGCTCAGTGGTCGCCGCGGCCTGGTTGCTCGTGGCCTCAGTGACCCGGGTGGGCGGGTTGGTCTGCTGGGTCGCCTCGGGCGCCTGCTGCTGGCCCTGCTGACCGGCGCGGCCCTTGCCGCCGGGGCGGCGGGAGCGGGGCGGACGGCTCGGACGGCCGGCGCGGGCGGACTGCGCGGCCGCTTCACGCTCAGCCCGCAGGCTCGTCACGTCGCCCTTGTAGATCCACACCTTCACGCCGATCCGGCCGAAGGTGGTCCGGGCCTCATAGAAGCCGTAGTCGATGTTCGCCCGCAGGGTGTGCAGCGGCACGCGGCCCTCGCGGTAGAACTCCGACCGGGACATCTCAGCACCGCCGAGCCGACCCGAGCACTGCACCCGGATGCCCTTGGCGCCCGCCTTCATCGCGCTCTGGATGGCCTTGCGCATGGCCCGCCGGAACGAGACCCGGCTGGACAGCTGCTCGGCCACGCCCTGTGCGACGAGCTGGGCGTCGATCTCCGGATTCTTGACCTCGAGGATGTTGAGCTGGACCTGCTTGCCGGTCAGCTTCTCGAGGTCGCCGCGGATCCGGTCGGCCTCCGCACCGCGGCGGCCGATGACGATGCCTGGCCGGGCGGTGTGGATGTCGACGCGGACACGGTCCCGTGTGCGCTCGATCTCGACCTTGGAGATGCCCGCGCGTTCCATGCCCTGCGTCATCATCCGCCGGATGGCCACGTCTTCCTTGACGTAGTCCTTGTACAGCTTGTCGGCGTACCACCGGCTCTTGAAGTCGGTGGTGATACCCAGGCGGAACCCGTGCGGGTTGACCTTCTGCCCCACTAGCGGGTCCTCCTCTTCTGGTTGTTCGGCTTGCTCTTCGACGCCGCGGCGGGACGCGACTCGACGACCACGGTGATGTGGCTGGTGCGCTTGCGGATCCGGTACGCCCGACCCTGGGCGCGCGGGCGGTACCGCTTGAGGGTCGGGCCCTCGTCGACGTACGCCTCGCTGACCACGAGCGTGGCCGGGTCGAGCTGCTTGTTGTTCTCGGCGTTGGCGACGGCGGAGGCCAGCACCTTGCTCACCGGCTCGGTGGCTGCCTGCGGTGCGAACCGCAGCACCGCCTGAGCCTCGTCCACGGGCAGGCCACGGATGAGGTCGATCACGCGGCGGCACTTGTACGGCGACATGCGCACGTACCGCGCCTGCGCGAGAGCGGCCGTCGCCGGAAGCTTCTTGGCCTTGTTCTCAGCCACGGCGGGACCTCCGGTCTTCCTTGACGTGGCCGCGGAACGTCCGGGTGGGCGCGAACTCGCCGAGCTTGTGCCCCACCATCGCCTCGGTGATGAACACGGGGACGTGCTTGCGGCCGTCGTGAACGGCGATCGTGTGCCCGATCATGGCCGGCACGATCATCGAACGCCGGGACCAGGTCTTGATGACGGTCTTGGTGCCCTTCGCGTTCTGCTCCTCCACCTTCTTCATGAGGTGGTCGTCCACGAAGGGACCCTTCTTCAGGCTGCGCGGCATCTCGGACCTTGCTCCTAGCGCTTCTTGTTGGCCTTACGGCGACGGACGATGAACTTGTCGCTCGGCTTCTTCGCCCGCCGGGTACGGCCCTCGGGCTTGCCCCAGGGACTCACCGGGTGACGACCACCGGACGTCTTGCCCTCACCACCACCGTGCGGGTGGTCGATCGGGTTCATCGCGACGCCTCGGACCGAGGGACGCTTGCCCTTCCACCGCATCCGGCCGGCCTTGCCCCAGTTGATGTTCGACTGCTCGGCGTTGCCGACCTCGCCGACCGTCGCGCGGCAGCGCACGTCGACGTTGCGGATCTCGCCCGACGGCATCCGCAGCTGGGCGTACGGGCCCTCCTTCGCGACCAGCTGCACGCTGGCGCCGGCCGCGCGGGCGATCTTGGCGCCGCCGCCCGGACGCAGCTCGATGCAGTGCACGAACGTGCCGACCGGGATGTTCCGCAGCGGCAGGTTGTTGCCCGGCTTGATGTCCGCCTGCGGACCGTTCTCGACGATGTCGCCCTGCTTCAGCTTGTTCGGCGCGATGATGTAGCGCTTCTCGCCGTCGAAGTAGTGCAGCAGCGCGATGCGCGCGGTGCGGTTCGGGTCGTACTCGATGTGCGCGACCTTCGCCGGCACGCCGTCCTTGTCGTCGCGGCGGAAGTCGATGACCCGGTACGCCCGCTTGTGACCACCGCCCTGGTGGCGGGCGGTCACGCGGCCGTGGTTGTTGCGGCCGCCCTTGTTGTGCAGGGGACGGACCAGCGACTTCTCCGGCTCCGACCGCGTGATCTCGACGAAGTCGGCAACGCTGGCGCCACGACGGCCCGGCGTCGTCGGCTTGTACTTGCGGATGCCCATGTTTCAGATCCTCGCGCTCAGTTCGTCACTCGGTCAGGAGACCGGTCCACCGAAGATGTCGATCCGGTCGCCTTCGGCCACGGTCACGATGGCGCGCTTGGTGTCCTTACGCTTGCCGTAACCGAAACGGGTGCGCTTGCGCTTGCCCTGCCGGTTGATGGTGTTCACGTTCTTGACCTTGACGCCGAACACCTTCTCGACCGCGATCTTGATCTCGGTCTTGTTGGCCTCCGGGTGGACGAGGAACGTGTACTTGTTCTCGTCCAACAGGCCGTAGCTCTTCTCGGAGACGACGGGGGCGAGCAGGATGTCGCGCGGGTCGCGGTTCAGGTTCACTGGGCGGCCTCCTCGCTCTCGGCGACCTCGCTCTCGCGGGCCACGGCGGTCACCGACTTGCCCTTGGGCGAGCCGCTGATGAACCGCTGGAACGCGGCCTCGGTGAACACCACGTCGTCCGAGACCATCACGTCGTACGTGTTGAGCTGGTCCGGGGCGATCAGGTGCACCTCGGGCAGGTTCCGCAGGCTCTTCCAGGTCAGCTCGTCGTCCCGCTCGACGACCACGAGCACGTGCTTGCGCTCGGTCAGCCGCCGGAGCGCCTGCAGACCGGCCTTGGTCGACGGCACGTCACCCTCGATGAAGGACGACACCACGTGCACGCGGCCGTTGCGCGCCCGGTCGGTCAGCGCGCCGCGCAGCGCGGCCGCCTTCATCTTCTTCGGCGTCCGCTGCTCGTAGTTGCGCGGCGTCGGGCCGTGCACGGTGCCTCCGCCGGTGAACTGCGGCGCCCGGATCGAGCCCTGGCGGGCCCGGCCGGTGCCCTTCTGGCGGTACGGCTTCTTGCCGCCGCCGCTGACCTCGCCACGGGTCTTGGTGTCGTGTGTACCCTGGCGCGCCGCGGCGAGCTGTGCCACCACGACCTGGTGGATCAACGGCACGTTGACCTGGACGTCGAAGATCTCCGCCGGGAGCTCGACCGTGCCGGTGATCTCGCCGGCGGGCGACAGAACGTTCACAGTGCTCATTCGGCGGCCCCCACAGGCTGAGCGGCCTTGGCCGCGGTCTTCACCAGGACGAGCCCGCCGTTCGGACCGGGGACGGCACCCTTGATCAAGAGGATGCCCTTCTCCGCGTCCACGGCGTGAACGGTCAGGTTCTGCACGGTCACGCGCTCGCCACCCATCCGGCCGGCCATCCGCAGGCCCTTGAACACGCGGCCCGGCGTGGCGCACGCGCCGATCGAACCCGGCGAGCGGTGCTTGCGCTGGGTACCGTGCGAGGCGCCCAGACCGCCGAACCCGTGGCGCTTCATGACACCCGCGGTGCCCTTGCCCTTGCTGGTGCCGACGACGTCGACCTTCTGGCCGGCTTCGAAGATGTCGACCGTGATCTCCTGGCCGAGCGTGTACTCGCTCGCGTCGTCCGTACGCAGCTCGACGAGGTGACGTCGCGGAGTCACCCCGGCCTTCTCGAAGTGACCGGCGAGCGGCTTCGTGACCTTGCGCGGGTCGATCGCGCCGTACGCGATCTGGACGGCTGAGTAGCCGTCCTTCTCGGGGGTACGTACCTGGGTCACGACGCAGGGCCCGGCCTTGACCACGGTCACCGGAACGACGCGGTTGTTCTCGTCCCAGACCTGGGTCATGCCGAGCTTCTCGCCCAGGACGCCCTTAATCTGCTTGGCCATCGCGGTGCGTCCCTCAGAGCTTGATCTCGATGTCGACACCGGCCGGCAGGTCGAGCCGCATCAGCGAGTCGACCGTCTTCGGCGTGGGGTCGAGGATGTCGATGAGGCGCTTGTGCGTGCGCATCTCGAAGTGCTCGCGCGAGTCCTTGTACTTGTGCGGCGAGCGGATGACGCAGTACACGTTCTTCTCAGTCGGCAGCGGCACCGGGCCCGCGACCTGCGCACCCGTGCGCGTCACCGTCTCGACGATCTTCCGCGCCG contains:
- the map gene encoding type I methionyl aminopeptidase; protein product: MIQYKTEAQVAKMREAGLVVAHTLEVLKQAVAPGVTTAELDALAEETIRKAGAIPSFLGYHGFPATICASVNDEIVHGIPGKRVLREGDILSIDCGAILDGWHGDSAVTVPVGEVTPELRELIRVCEEALWRGLAAARPGGRLTDIGHAIESYVRSQGRYGIVEEYVGHGIGTEMHQDPQVPNYGRPGRGPKLVKGMVLAVEPMINLGSRHTVLLDDGWTVKTRDGSYSAHFEHTVALTDDGPWVLTALDGGEAKLAELGAR
- a CDS encoding adenylate kinase, whose amino-acid sequence is MRIVLVGPPGAGKGTQAQFIASHLSIPKISTGDIFRANVSQGTPLGQEAKKYMDAGDLVPDEITIAMVKDRLAQDDAVDGFLLDGFPRNVRQAEVLDEMLLEMDTKLDVVLELVVDDDEVVRRLSGRRTCRKCNHVWHVDFDPPTKPGVCDHCGGELFQRDDDREETIRHRLEVYQEQTAPLIGFYAERGVLVGIDAAGPVDEVTERAITALRPFSRS
- the secY gene encoding preprotein translocase subunit SecY; the encoded protein is MLTAFARAFRTPDLRKKLLFTLGIIALFRFGSQIPAPGVDLTAVNKCLAPALQDNQLFALVNLFSGGALLQLSIFALGIMPYITASIIIQLLTVVIPRFEALKKEGQAGQAKLTQYTRYLTVALAVLQSTGIIATARAGQLFPNCPENVIYSDVGVFGTIVMVFVMTAGTAIIMWLGELITDRGVGNGMSLLIFTSIAAGFPASLWAIKEGSQYGDGWPVFFAVIGIGLLIVAAVVFVEQAQRRIPVQYAKRMIGRRMYGGSSTYIPLKVNQAGVIPVIFASSLLYIPALVVNLMGQDRPKWATWIERYFVQADHPVYMAAYFVLIIFFTFFYVAITFNPQEVADNMKKYGGFIPGIRAGRPTAEYLDYILTRLTWPGSLYLALVSLIPMIALSVIPQANQNFPFGGTSILIIVGVGLETVKQIESQLQQRNYEGFLR
- the rplO gene encoding 50S ribosomal protein L15 is translated as MTLKVHHLRPARGANKPKTRVGRGEASKGKTAGRGTKGTKARHQVSARFEGGQMPLHMRLPKLKGFKNPFRTEYQVVNLDKLAELYPEGGEVTVEDLVAKGAVRKGRLVKVLGDGEINVALQVKAHAFSGAAKEKITAAGGTVTKL
- the rpmD gene encoding 50S ribosomal protein L30, coding for MARLKVTQVRSTIGTKQNQRDTLRSLGLKRIGDVVVKEDRPEIRGMVATVTHLVAVEEVD
- the rpsE gene encoding 30S ribosomal protein S5, with the translated sequence MAGPQRRGGGAGGEKRDRRDRRGESTATEKTAYVERVVAINRVAKVVKGGRRFSFTALVVVGDGDGTVGVGYGKAKEVPAAIAKGVEEAKKHFFKVPRIGGTIPHPVLGEEAAGVVLLKPASPGTGVIAGGPVRAVLECAGIHDVLSKSLGSSNPINIVHATVAALKQLMRPEEIAARRGLPLEEVAPPQLLRARAGVGA
- the rplR gene encoding 50S ribosomal protein L18, which translates into the protein MAAGLKQVRGTDKRAARARRHLRVRKKVTGTPERPRLVVTRSLRHVFAQVVDDYAGHTLVSASTMEDNLRAMQATKTDKAREVGKLLAERAKAAGIEAVVFDRGGNKYTGRVAAVAEGAREGGLAF
- the rplF gene encoding 50S ribosomal protein L6, with translation MSRIGRLPIPIPSGVDVTIEGRTVTVKGPKGELTHTVVAPIEVVKEDGQLRVVRPNDENKVKALHGLTRTLVANMITGVTQGYSKRLEIHGVGYRVQAKGSDLEFSLGFSHPVTVTAPEGITFTVESPTRFVVSGIDKQKVGEVAANIRKLRKPDPYKGKGVRYEGEVIRRKVGKAGR
- the rpsH gene encoding 30S ribosomal protein S8, whose amino-acid sequence is MTMTDPIADMLTRLRNANAAYHDTVSMPYSKIKAHIAEILKQEGYIAGWRVEDAKVGKTLTLELKYGPNRERSIAGVRRVSKPGLRVYAKSTNLPRVLGGLGVAIISTSQGLLTDRQCQKKGVGGEVLAYIW
- a CDS encoding type Z 30S ribosomal protein S14 → MAKKALIIKAQRKPKFKVRAYTRCQRCGRPHSVYRKFGLCRICFRVMAHAGELPGVTKSSW
- the rplE gene encoding 50S ribosomal protein L5, with product MTTTVTERPVPRLKQRYREEILGKLREEFGYKNIHQVPMVTKIVVNMGVGEAARDSKLIEGAVRDLAAITGQKPAISRAKKSIAQFKLRAGQPIGAHVTLRGDRMWEFLDRLLTLALPRIRDFRGLSPKQFDGNGNYTFGLTEQSMFHEVDQDKIDRVRGMDITVVTTAKNDEEGLALLRHLGFPFKEA
- the rplX gene encoding 50S ribosomal protein L24, with protein sequence MRIKKGDLVQVISGKDKGLQGRVIAAYPREQRVLVEGVNRIKKHTKVGQTARGAKTGGIITQEAPIHVSNVMLVVEHEGKKVPTRVGYRFDENGNKIRYAKRTGEDI
- the rplN gene encoding 50S ribosomal protein L14 codes for the protein MIQQESRLKVADNTGAKELLCIRVLGGSGRRYAGIGDVIVATVKDAIPGGNVKKGDVVKAVVVRTTKERRRVDGSYIRFDENAAVILKGDGEPRGTRIFGPVGRELREKKFMKIISLAPEVL
- the rpsQ gene encoding 30S ribosomal protein S17, whose amino-acid sequence is MTEKAANNVTEQTKRRGFRKTREGYVVSDKMDKTVVVAVEDRVKHPLYGKVIRRTSKLKAHDEHNQCGVGDRVLLMETRPLSATKRWRVVEILEKAK